From one Triticum urartu cultivar G1812 chromosome 3, Tu2.1, whole genome shotgun sequence genomic stretch:
- the LOC125543597 gene encoding uncharacterized protein LOC125543597 has product MSLRQLLGWSDGEVMRPESKPCSRLMRHTAGIFSVGGGLAFWVLCRLHYGPRITVPRSLRWASCGAMGTSATAAMLVRLFSPECEPQNIAAFDRPEYKPA; this is encoded by the exons ATGTCGCTACGGCAGCTACTGGGATGGTCAGATGGAGAGGTGATGCGGCCGGAGTCAAAGCCGTGTTCCCGACTGATGCGCCACACTGCTGGTATCTTCTCAGTTGGTGGTGGCCTTGCTTTCTGGGTGCTTTGCCGCCTTCACTATG GTCCAAGGATAACGGTTCCAAGGAGTCTCAGGTGGGCATCCTGTGGAGCGATGGGCACGAGCGCGACGGCAGCCATGCTTGTGCGGCTCTTCAGCCCGGAGTGTGAACCACAGAACATAGCAGCTTTCGACAGACCTGAATACAAGCCTGCATAG